One window of the Triticum dicoccoides isolate Atlit2015 ecotype Zavitan chromosome 3B, WEW_v2.0, whole genome shotgun sequence genome contains the following:
- the LOC119280984 gene encoding homeobox-leucine zipper protein MERISTEM L1-like has product MDGELPEYDSDVQNMLDHFITSEQGHLPPHEHGDEMHDLLGATTNMGNTDDANAAAADKGNNNDEETNHVQRMVTRRANYNRLRGEQIQQLEAVFQKSPYPDAELRKDLSERLHMSALQVKFWFQNKRSSSKGKRQLQDTKNLQGENQMLKDENQAIKWVVENKTCLKCAGVRLKTQDTSEHQRLCTENMRLKEELRRATAYLKELSMRPQFTRD; this is encoded by the exons ATGGATGGGGAGTTGCCAGAATACGACAGTGATGTGCAAAATATGTTGGATCACTTCATCACAAGCGAACAGGGCCACCTACCCCCGCACGAGCATGGTGATGAGATGCATGACCTGCTGGGAGCCACTACCAACATGGGCAACACTGACGATGCCAATGCTGCTGCTGCAGACAAAGGCAACAATAACGATGAAGAGACCAATCATGTGCAGAGAATGGTGACAAGGCGTGCAAATTATAACCGTCTCCGTGGAGAACAAATCCAACAACTTGAAGC TGTGTTCCAGAAAAGCCCTTATCCAGATGCAGAACTCCGGAAAGACCTTAGCGAGAGGCTTCACATGAGTGCCCTGCAGGTCAAGTTTTGGTTCCAAAACAAACGCTCCTCTAGCAAG GGCAAGAGGCAACTACAGGACACCAAGAATCTTCAGGGAGAGAACCAGATGctaaaagatgaaaaccaagccatCAAGTGGGTCGTTGAAAACAAGACATGCCTCAAATGTGCAGGGGTGAGGCTAAAAACTCAGGATACCTCGGAGCACCAACGCCTATGTACAGAGAATATGAGGCTCAAGGAAGAACTCCGCCGTGCCACCGCCTATCTTAAAGAACTCAGCATGAGGCCCCAATTTACCCGCGACTAA